In Miscanthus floridulus cultivar M001 chromosome 5, ASM1932011v1, whole genome shotgun sequence, one genomic interval encodes:
- the LOC136450976 gene encoding protein WVD2-like 7, translating to MATEVNQTYFSWSQGEPTERDGPQGVSVSQTLDHGSISFGRFELESLSWEKWSVFTNDRRNEEFGKFNGLVAQKKAYFEEYYKKIRELKASQQQNQQTELILEYSGDGSDSSQTAEDEQGADLETPTGSGAAVDVYVEEALHETMSEHGLQCYNDQGNENFDTELSSSNLSSSGVLQQTDHDVRGTVRGYSSTSKMDAGKQNAGSVHGDTRTTYEAARTPRRIIEKDSRLRHSPKIIPKSIKNLPKSAMDYTFASERPGSVKPNTSMNQKAKPVQRPNAAAQKMFGPTEGKKLTGFRRPSSAGAQRPSTGEGHAIARENSQLPAVVSTPRRPSTAERRPVTRDRAQKQANVTTPRRPSTSERLPVKRENAAKHSDISAVRRPSTGERRAITRDSVLRMDVKTPSKARAPVAHPKGETTTVGNMKKAVTPNAARSGKMETKSNNNRLKGPSVLDSHSTRSKRMDLQVSGKQKSSSVNLPPRKIFSSTAGEPAVETISRSKKKEGVQATVQSRASTSKRTTPLQTGYLKARAPNPPAPPAPPPPRWTSRTMSKPTASASSIGGRKTKTSAPQWH from the exons ATGGCGACGGAAGTCAATCAAACTtatttttcgtggtcacaaggagAACCAACTGAACGGGATGGTCCTCAA GGAGTATCTGTATCTCAGACACTTGATCATGGTTCCATTTCCTTCGGAAGATTTGAGTTAGAGTCACTATCGTGGGAGAAGTGGTCTGTATTTACTAATGACAGACGCAATGAAGAATTTGGAAAATTCAATGGTTTAGTCGCTCAGAAAAAGGCTTATTTTGAAGAGTATTACAAGAAGATCAGGGAACTAAAGGCTTCACAGCAGCAAAACCAGCAAACTGAACTTATTCTGGAATACAGTGGTGATGGTAGTGACTCTAGCCAGACAGCAGAAGATGAgcagggtgctgatcttgaaaCTCCCACTGGATCTGGAGCTGCTGTGGATGTTTATGTGGAAGAAGCTCTGCATGAAACTATGTCAGAGCACGGACTGCAGTGCTATAATGACCAAGGAAACGAAAACTTCGATACAGAACTTTCCTCATCTAATCTTTCTTCATCAGGTGTTCTGCAGCAAACTGACCATGATGTTAGAGGAACTGTTCGTGGTTACAGTTCTACCAGTAAAATGGATGCAGGGAAGCAGAATGCCGGTTCTGTTCATGGTGATACTAGAACAACATATGAAGCTGCAAGGACTCCTAGAAGAATTATTGAGAAAGACTCCAGGCTTAGACACAGTCCCAAGATAATACCGAAATCCATCAAAAACCTTCCAAAAAGTGCTATGGACTACACATTTGCTAGTGAG AGGCCTGGTTCAGTGAAGCCCAATACAAGTATGAACCAGAAGGCTAAGCCGGTGCAAAGGCCAAATGCAGCAGCCCAGAAGATGTTTGGCCCTACAGAAGGGAAGAAGCTTACAGGTTTCAGAAGACCTTCCTCAGCAGGTGCGCAACGGCCCTCTACTGGAGAGGGACATGCCATTGCCAGGGAGAATTCACAATTGCCTGCAGTTGTTTCCACCCCACGACGACCTTCCACTGCTGAGAGACGCCCAGTCACCCGAGATCGTGCACAGAAGCAAGCCAATGTCACCACACCACGTCGACCTTCTACTTCTGAAAGACTCCCTGTCAAAAGAGAGAATGCAGCAAAGCATAGTGATATTTCCGCTGTACGTCGACCCTCTACAGGAGAGAGGCGTGCTATTACTAGAGATAGTGTTCTGAGAATGGATGTGAAGACGCCTAGTAAGGCAAGAGCACCTGTGGCTCATCCGAAGGGTGAAACAACTACAGTG GGCAATATGAAAAAGGCTGTCACTCCAAATGCTGCTAGAAGTGGCAAGATGGAAACAAAAAG CAATAACAACAGACTGAAGGGACCTTCAGTATTGGATAGCCACTCTACTAGGTCAAAAAGAATGGACTTGCAAGTGTCTGGCAAGCAGAAATCGAG TTCTGTTAACCTTCCTCCAAGGAAAATTTTCAGTTCTACTGCCGGAGAACCAGCAGTTGAAACCATTTCTAGGTCAAAAAAGAAAGAG GGCGTTCAGGCGACAGTGCAATCTCGAGCATCCACTTCAAAGAGAACAACTCCTTTGCAGACTGGATACTTAAAGGCGAGGGCTCCAAAT CCACCAGCACCGCCCGCACCACCTCCACCACGTTGGACATCACGAACGATGAGCAAACCAACTGCCAGTGCCTCATCGATTGGCGGAAGAAAGACAAA GACTTCAGCACCACAATGGCACTGA